The Paenibacillus sp. FSL R7-0345 DNA segment AATGACCTGGAATGGTACCGCAGCAACGGCATCCGGCTCTATACCGGACATACAGTAACTTCTATTGATACTGTGAACCGCAAAGTTAAAACCGACAAGGGAGTGGAAGCCGGCTACGACGAGCTGATTCTGGCAACCGGGTCCAACCCGTTCATGCTGCCGCTGCCCGGAGCAGATAAAGAGGGCGTCATTGCCTTCCGTGACATCAAGGACACGCAGATTATGCAGGAGACAGCCAAGACACACCGCAAAGCGCTGGTCATCGGCGGCGGACTACTGGGGCTGGAGGCGGCGCGGGGGCTGCTGCATCTGGGAATGGAAGTGTCGGTTGTTCATATCAACCAATATATAATGGAGCGCCAATTGGACGAAGCTGCTTCGGTCATGCTGCAGAAGGAGCTCGAAGCCCAAGGCATGAAGTTCCTGCTGAAGAAGCAGTCCGAAGCCATTCTCGGCAAAAAAAGAGTCAAAGGCCTGCTGTTCGCAGACGGCGAGGTAGCTGAGACGGACTTAATCGTCATGGCTGTCGGCATCAAGCCGAATGTGGAGCTGGCCCGGGGAAGCGGCATCGACGTGAACCGTGGAATTATCGTAAATGATTACATGGAGACGAGTATTTCCGGTATCTACGCTGTCGGGGAATGTGCCGAGCACCGTGGAATCGCTTATGGGCTGGTCGCCCCGCTGTATGAGCAGGGAGCTGTTCTGGCCAAAAGACTGGCCGGAGCACAGACCGAAGGCTACGCCGGTTCCGTTACATCAACGAAGCTGAAAGTATCCGGGGTCGATGTATTCTCGGCAGGCCAGTTCATTGAACAGCCCGGCTCCAGATCGCTGCGGTATCAGGATGAGATCGAAGGCGTCTATAAGAAGCTGGTTATTAAGGAAGATAAGCTGGTCGGCGCGGTTTTGTTCGGGGATACGAGTGACGGCGCGCCGCTGTTCTCAATCATCAAGAACGGTGAGAATATCAAAGGCAAGGAAAAAGAGCTGCTGCTCGGCATTTCCTCTGACGCACTGGGTTCAACGAAAGGAAACAACCGTCTGGAAGCGATGGCTGATGATGAGATCATCTGCGGCTGCAACGGGGTCTCCAAAGGAGCGATTGCTGAAGCGATTCAGTCCGGCGGCTGCACAAGCGTTGGTGATATTAAAGCCTGCACCAAAGCCTCTGCCTCCTGCGGCGGCTGTAAGCCGATGGTGGAAGGACTGCTCCAGCTGTATGC contains these protein-coding regions:
- the nirB gene encoding nitrite reductase large subunit NirB, with amino-acid sequence MSAVRKKLVLVGNGMAGVRAIEHLLKLAPEAYEITIFGTEPHPNYNRIMLSSVLAGGADLNDIIINDLEWYRSNGIRLYTGHTVTSIDTVNRKVKTDKGVEAGYDELILATGSNPFMLPLPGADKEGVIAFRDIKDTQIMQETAKTHRKALVIGGGLLGLEAARGLLHLGMEVSVVHINQYIMERQLDEAASVMLQKELEAQGMKFLLKKQSEAILGKKRVKGLLFADGEVAETDLIVMAVGIKPNVELARGSGIDVNRGIIVNDYMETSISGIYAVGECAEHRGIAYGLVAPLYEQGAVLAKRLAGAQTEGYAGSVTSTKLKVSGVDVFSAGQFIEQPGSRSLRYQDEIEGVYKKLVIKEDKLVGAVLFGDTSDGAPLFSIIKNGENIKGKEKELLLGISSDALGSTKGNNRLEAMADDEIICGCNGVSKGAIAEAIQSGGCTSVGDIKACTKASASCGGCKPMVEGLLQLYAGDKAVKVKEGICGCTTLGRDEIVAEIKRMKLMTVKEVMHVLDWNNEEGCTKCRPSLNYYLGMLWPEEYIDEKESRFTNERYHANIQKDGTYSVVPRIYGGITTPADLIKIAEVAVKFDVPMVKFTGGQRLDLLGVKKEDLPKMWEELDMPSGHAYGKTLRTVKTCVGSTFCRFGTQDAIGMGIRLEKAFERLNAPSKVKLAVSGCPRNCAEATIKDFGVVAIDGGWELHIGGNGGVHVRATDLLCVVKTDDEVLEWASAFLQYYRENAVWNERTSTWVERVGLESIKQALENREDRLALKERIEATLALTTDPWKQIVNEPELRKNFTPITEPETV